From one Acipenser ruthenus chromosome 21, fAciRut3.2 maternal haplotype, whole genome shotgun sequence genomic stretch:
- the LOC131699105 gene encoding zinc finger and SCAN domain-containing protein 29-like produces MDPAALNTMMEAQARRHEETLAAVMERMNAMFLAANQRREPVAEPAVAPPKPKVVKMSLEDDPEAYLTSFERQATAALWPREWWATQLGPNLIGEAQAAYHALTHEQAMDYDLVKKAILQRLDITEETHRRRFREYQRPEGVRPRVMAQQLVDQVTRWLCPGERTAEEVAEIVTIEQFIQLLGPEASNWVSRHRPTTLDAAVRLAEGYEDSMPTPLPTPIHSTPTFIRPRMAGPRPGPLHPHTPFTSGPAPSRSPTGGLAPQHWRPRSTPSWGRTGAPSPLSGRQRDNQAPWAPLPLECYRCHGVGHLARNCPSAMECGAASHYLVPATEEE; encoded by the exons ATGGACCCTGCAGCACTGAACACCATGATGGAGGCTCAGGCACGTAGGCATGAAGAGACCTTGGCAGCGGTGATGGAGAGGATGAATGCCATGTTCCTCGCGGCCAACCAGAGGAGGGAACCGGTGGCCGAACCAGCAGTAGCGCCTCCGAAACCTAAAgtggtgaagatgtcgctggaggatgatcccgaggcctatttaACATCCTTTGAAAGGCAGGCGACAGCAGCCCtatggcctcgggagtggtgggctacccagctgGGACCCAATCTGAtcggggaagcccaggcagcctaccacgcTTTAACCCATGAACAAGCCATGGATTATGATCTTGTAAAGAAAGCCATCCTTCAGCGACTGGACATCACGGAGGAGACGCaccgccgccggttccgggagtaccaacGCCCAGAAGGAGTCCGACCCCGAGTAATGGCCCAGCAGTTGGTGGACcaggtgacccggtggctctgccctggTGAACGCACAGCAGAGGAGGTGGCTGAGATTGTCACCATtgaacaatttatacagttgctgGGGCCAGAAGCCAGTAATTGGGTCAGCCGGCACCGGCCCACCACGCTGGACGCCGCGGTCAGGTTGGCTGAGGGGTACGAGGACTCTATGCCCACACCGCTGCCCACCCCGATACATTCCACGCCGACCTTCATCAGACCCAGGATGGCGGGCCCAAGGCCGGGGCCCCTTCACCCACACACACCCTTCACGTCTGGACCAGCACCCTCACGTTCCCCAACGGGTGGCCTCGCTCCACAACACTGGAGGCCGAGGtcaacccccagctggggtagaacagGGGCCCCCTCCCCGCTGTCAGGTCGGCAGCGGGACAATCAGGCTCCGTGGGCGCCTCTCCCTCTGGAATGTTACCGGTGCCATGGGGTCGGCCACCTTGCCCGGAATTGCCCCTCAGCAATGGAGTGTGGTGCGGCTTCGCATTATTTGGTACCGGcgacag aggaggagtga